The following are encoded together in the Oncorhynchus nerka isolate Pitt River linkage group LG23, Oner_Uvic_2.0, whole genome shotgun sequence genome:
- the ccr10 gene encoding C-C chemokine receptor type 10, with product MVKVCVLEIDISQTSHCYRGGLQDMSVTVDSRNMDLTSFFGMDYENSLVTGDYNDYNDTSTGGYELIELCEASEQQLTIKVFQTCVFLLVFLLGLLGNSLVIATFVLYRRLRLRSMTDIFLFQLALADLLLLLTLPIQAGDTLLGHWAFGNALCKATHASYAVNTYSGLLLLACISVDRYVVVARTQEVLRLRSRMLTGGKLASLGVWLTALLLSLPQILFSGVEREQGGAHCGMNVWVEESWRVKTATRCTQIAGFCLPFLVMVACYSLIGRVLCEGRGGWRRQRTLRLMVVLVAVFLLFQLPYTVVLSLKVAGPGAAKQTCNQWAATLLREYVTCTLAYTRCCLNPLLYALVGVRFRGDVLKLLHGVGCLCWAVSGPHLESCTSGSPSSLGLTTLSPLPPTSPLLLPPDTLAHSIKYQPPTASHPSGPTKVFLFPSRPTLPSDGLLQSSKTKPV from the coding sequence ATATGGATCTCACAAGCTTTTTTGGCATGGATTACGAAAACAGCCTGGTGACAGGGGACTACAACGACTACAACGACACTTCCACCGGAGGCTACGAGCTCATTGAGCTTTGCGAAGCCAGCGAGCAACAGCTGACCATCAAGGTCTTCCAGACCTGTGTCTTCCTCCTGGTTTTTCTCCTGGGCCTGCTCGGCAACTCCCTGGTCATCGCCACCTTTGTTCTCTACCGCCGCCTGCGTCTCCGCTCCATGACTGACATCTTCCTCTTCCAGCTGGCCTTAGCCGACCTCCTCCTACTCCTTACCCTGCCCATCCAGGCTGGGGACACCCTCCTGGGCCACTGGGCCTTCGGCAATGCCCTGTGCAAGGCAACGCATGCTAGCTACGCTGTCAACACCTACAGCGGGCTGCTGCTGTTGGCCTGCATTAGTGTAGACCGCTACGTGGTGGTGGCTCGGACCCAGGAGGTGCTGAGGCTACGTAGCCGCATGCTGACGGGTGGCAAGCTGGCCTCGCTGGGCGTCTGGCTAACCGCCCTGCTACTTAGCCTGCCCCAGATCCTCTTCTCCGGGGTGGAAAGAGAACAGGGGGGGGCGCACTGCGGCATGAACGTGTGGGTGGAGGAGAGCTGGCGGGTCAAGACGGCCACCCGCTGCACCCAGATTGCCGGCTTCTGCCTGCCCTTCCTTGTCATGGTAGCCTGCTACTCGCTGATTGGCCGAGTGCTGTGTGAGGGGCGGGGGGGCTGGAGGCGCCAGCGGACCCTGAGGCTGATGGTGGTGCTGGTGGCCGTCTTCCTGCTCTTCCAGCTTCCCTACACCGTGGTGCTCTCCCTCAAGGTGGCAGGGCCAGGGGCTGCCAAGCAGACTTGCAATCAGTGGGCTGCCACACTGCTGAGGGAGTATGTGACTTGCACCCTGGCATATACCCGCTGCTgtctcaaccccctcctctatGCCCTGGTGGGTGTCCGCTTCAGGGGCGACGTTCTGAAGCTGCTCCACGGCGTTGGCTGCCTGTGCTGGGCCGTGTCTGGGCCTCACCTGGAGAGCTGTACCTCGGGGTCACCCTCCTCCCTGGGCTTAACCACGCTCTCCCCCCTGCCGCCCACCTCACCTCTGCTCCTACCCCCCGACACCCTGGCACACAGCATCAAATATCAGCCTCCAACAGCAAGCCATCCCTCTGGCCCGACCAAGGTGTTTCTCTTCCCTAGTAGGCCTACCCTGCCCTCAGATGGCCTGCTTCAGTCCTCCAAAACCAAACCGGTCTAA